Proteins co-encoded in one Sporosarcina sp. FSL K6-1522 genomic window:
- the rpsD gene encoding 30S ribosomal protein S4 codes for MARYTGPAWKLSRRLGISLSGTGKEIEKRPYAPGQHGPNQRKKLSEYGLQLQEKQKLRFMYGVNERQFKTMFLKAGKMPGKHGENFMILLETRLDNLVYRLGLARTRRAARQLVNHGHILVDGKRVDIPSYSVKPGQEISLREKSQNLDVVNEAIEVNNFVPEFVSFNNDTKVGQFVRMPERSELAAEINEALIVEFYNR; via the coding sequence ATGGCTCGTTATACAGGTCCAGCTTGGAAATTATCACGTCGTCTTGGAATCTCACTTTCAGGAACAGGTAAAGAAATCGAAAAACGCCCTTACGCACCAGGACAACACGGTCCTAACCAACGTAAAAAACTTTCCGAATACGGATTGCAATTACAAGAAAAACAAAAACTTCGTTTCATGTACGGCGTAAACGAACGCCAATTCAAAACGATGTTCCTTAAAGCAGGTAAAATGCCTGGTAAACACGGTGAAAACTTCATGATCCTTCTTGAAACTCGCCTTGATAACCTTGTATACCGCTTAGGTCTTGCTCGCACACGTCGTGCAGCTCGTCAACTTGTTAACCACGGCCACATCTTGGTTGATGGTAAACGCGTTGACATCCCTTCTTACAGCGTAAAACCTGGTCAAGAAATCTCTCTTCGTGAGAAATCTCAAAACCTTGACGTTGTAAACGAAGCAATCGAAGTGAACAACTTTGTTCCTGAATTCGTTTCATTCAACAACGACACTAAAGTCGGTCAATTCGTTCGTATGCCTGAGCGCAGCGAGCTTGCGGCTGAAATCAACGAAGCACTTATCGTTGAGTTCTACAACCG